One genomic region from Solwaraspora sp. WMMD792 encodes:
- a CDS encoding MoxR family ATPase, with product MTDQDQQNPPPAAGWWLYDGSGHPRLGAEEGAWPDPPQWRAFSGGPDLPDPPDDPDETARRLGSPGVARPDRDQLDVINTALRLYRPLLVTGRPGVGKSSLAYQLARDLRLGRVLHWPITSRSNLQSGLYDYDAIGRAQAAAERPAGEQPPDGPESVLGDFIHLGPLGTALLPYRRPRVLLIDELDKSDIDLPNDLLNVFEDGMFSIPELIRARNRMPAVEVHTADPGHRAVIREGIVHCHAFPVVVITSNGERDFPPPFLRRCIRLDLPDPDEKRLADLVSAHFPRTDENARQLITAFIERRGEQGTLAADQLLNAVFLAASGARPAGNEAEWTRLLDTVWRNLYATGV from the coding sequence ATGACTGACCAGGACCAGCAAAATCCGCCTCCGGCTGCGGGGTGGTGGCTGTACGACGGATCGGGACACCCTCGGCTGGGAGCCGAGGAGGGCGCCTGGCCGGATCCGCCGCAGTGGCGCGCTTTCAGCGGTGGTCCCGACCTACCGGATCCACCAGACGACCCGGACGAGACCGCACGCCGGCTGGGCAGCCCCGGCGTTGCCCGCCCGGACCGCGACCAGTTGGACGTGATCAACACGGCGCTGCGGCTGTACCGGCCGCTCCTGGTCACCGGGCGTCCTGGTGTCGGCAAGTCGAGCCTGGCCTATCAGCTTGCCCGGGATCTCCGGCTGGGCCGGGTGCTGCACTGGCCGATCACGTCCCGGTCCAATCTGCAGTCCGGCCTGTACGACTACGACGCGATCGGCCGGGCGCAGGCCGCCGCGGAGCGGCCCGCCGGTGAGCAGCCGCCGGATGGCCCCGAATCGGTTCTCGGCGACTTCATCCATCTCGGCCCGCTCGGCACCGCGTTGCTGCCGTACCGGCGTCCCCGCGTCCTGCTCATCGACGAGCTCGACAAGAGCGACATCGATCTGCCGAACGACCTGCTGAACGTCTTCGAGGACGGCATGTTCTCGATTCCCGAGCTGATCCGGGCCAGGAACCGGATGCCGGCGGTTGAGGTGCACACGGCCGACCCTGGCCACCGCGCCGTCATCCGGGAAGGGATTGTCCACTGCCATGCGTTCCCCGTCGTGGTGATCACGTCGAACGGTGAGCGGGACTTTCCGCCCCCGTTCCTGCGTCGCTGTATCCGGCTCGACCTGCCGGACCCGGATGAGAAGCGGCTCGCCGATCTGGTGTCGGCGCACTTTCCCAGAACTGATGAGAACGCGCGGCAGCTGATCACGGCTTTCATCGAGCGGCGTGGCGAACAAGGTACGCTCGCGGCGGACCAACTCCTCAACGCCGTCTTCCTGGCGGCGTCCGGGGCACGCCCGGCCGGCAACGAGGCGGAGTGGACCCGGCTGCTCGACACGGTGTGGCGCAACCTGTACGCGACGGGTGTGTAA